The proteins below come from a single Roseiflexus sp. RS-1 genomic window:
- a CDS encoding SH3 domain-containing protein yields the protein MQIRLFVLVTGAALLMVMAMPGSAATPVGAQTIRTVTPTPVRQPDGAPRPTATPLSATARETERLLAAALERTAQIAIYQMDVTVRAAGVVAGARGTREEALIDFRGEYNGADYAFVLRAPDLERQGVDPTTGITAARAKGVTYAPGPLPIHGVTEPVWYDLGSDVPSFLAPPYRLDDMLRRLGNVLPLAEMARGRTETIDGRRCTAYQSGAAVAPAALGALGRPLVPPASTNASAPLDLNIQRGTVQLWLCDDGMLRRIQAVAAGNVRQQPSQVFSTTFRIDISNINGKVTIAAPAQVRTIQRTPEPIVAAQRAGPIRSLPGGGRIVGQVNVQDAVIIIERSADRRWYRVRAPAATGWVSVSLLSVPPTIARQVPVASS from the coding sequence ATGCAGATTCGTTTGTTTGTTCTGGTGACCGGCGCCGCGCTGTTGATGGTCATGGCAATGCCCGGATCGGCAGCCACGCCGGTTGGGGCGCAGACGATCAGAACCGTCACTCCCACGCCGGTGCGGCAACCGGACGGCGCGCCGCGTCCGACGGCTACGCCGCTCAGCGCAACAGCGCGCGAAACGGAACGTCTGCTTGCGGCGGCGTTGGAACGCACCGCGCAGATTGCGATCTATCAGATGGATGTGACCGTTCGCGCCGCCGGTGTCGTGGCGGGCGCTCGCGGGACGCGCGAAGAGGCGCTGATCGATTTTCGTGGCGAGTATAATGGCGCAGATTATGCGTTCGTTCTGCGCGCGCCAGACCTTGAGCGTCAGGGTGTCGATCCGACCACCGGCATCACTGCCGCGCGCGCGAAAGGTGTCACCTATGCGCCTGGTCCACTGCCGATCCATGGAGTGACGGAACCGGTCTGGTATGATCTGGGGTCCGATGTGCCGTCGTTTCTGGCGCCGCCGTACCGTCTCGATGATATGCTGCGACGGTTGGGGAATGTTCTCCCGCTGGCGGAGATGGCGCGTGGTCGCACCGAGACGATCGATGGGCGGCGTTGCACTGCGTACCAGTCGGGCGCGGCGGTGGCGCCAGCGGCGCTGGGAGCGTTAGGGCGACCACTCGTACCGCCAGCATCAACGAATGCCAGCGCACCGCTCGATCTGAACATTCAGCGCGGAACGGTGCAACTCTGGCTCTGCGACGACGGGATGTTGCGGCGTATTCAGGCAGTTGCCGCCGGCAACGTTCGTCAGCAACCTTCACAGGTATTCTCGACCACGTTTCGGATCGATATCAGCAATATCAATGGCAAAGTGACGATTGCCGCCCCGGCACAGGTTCGCACCATTCAGCGCACGCCGGAGCCGATTGTCGCAGCGCAGCGCGCCGGTCCGATCCGCAGTCTACCGGGCGGCGGCAGGATTGTGGGGCAGGTGAATGTTCAGGATGCTGTGATCATCATCGAACGCAGCGCAGATCGACGCTGGTACCGTGTGCGTGCGCCGGCTGCAACGGGGTGGGTCAGTGTATCGCTGCTATCGGTGCCCCCGACTATTGCGCGTCAGGTGCCGGTAGCGTCATCGTAA
- a CDS encoding UDP-glucose--hexose-1-phosphate uridylyltransferase, whose translation MFSLTDHPHRRYNPLTREWVLVSPHRTKRPWQGQVEQSAHEQRPPYDPTCYLCPGNARANGAINPQYEHTFVFTNDFSALLPDVPSGEYASSDGEPGSAVPPLLYARSERGICRVVCFSPRHDLTLAEMDVPAITRVVDVWAQEYEELGALPFIGYVQIFENRGAMMGASNPHPHGQIWATERLPLTIMREDVAQRDYLEATGRSLLADYLTLELEREERLVVVNDHFVALIPFWAVWPFETMIISRRHVGALSDLTPEERSGLADILKRLTTRYDNLFQVSFPYSLGFHQRPTDGAPHPAWHLHAHAYPPLLRSATVRKFMVGFELLAEAQRDITPEQAAERLRALPERHYRDTTASP comes from the coding sequence GTGTTCTCGCTCACCGATCATCCACACCGCCGATACAATCCGCTGACCCGTGAATGGGTGCTGGTTTCGCCGCATCGCACCAAACGCCCCTGGCAGGGGCAGGTCGAACAGTCCGCGCACGAGCAGCGTCCACCCTACGATCCGACGTGCTACCTCTGTCCCGGCAACGCCAGAGCGAATGGTGCGATCAACCCACAGTATGAACATACATTTGTGTTTACAAATGACTTCTCGGCACTGCTGCCGGATGTTCCTTCCGGCGAGTATGCTTCCAGCGACGGAGAACCCGGCAGCGCTGTGCCGCCGCTGCTGTACGCCAGAAGCGAACGCGGCATCTGTCGCGTCGTTTGCTTTTCGCCGCGCCACGACCTGACGCTGGCAGAGATGGATGTCCCGGCAATTACGCGAGTCGTCGATGTATGGGCGCAGGAGTATGAAGAACTGGGAGCGCTGCCCTTCATCGGGTATGTGCAAATCTTCGAGAATCGCGGTGCGATGATGGGCGCGAGCAACCCGCATCCTCACGGACAGATCTGGGCAACTGAGCGCCTGCCGCTGACGATCATGCGTGAGGACGTCGCACAACGCGACTACCTGGAGGCAACCGGTCGCTCATTGCTCGCGGATTATCTGACCCTCGAACTCGAGCGCGAAGAGCGTCTTGTCGTCGTCAACGACCATTTTGTCGCGCTGATTCCCTTCTGGGCGGTCTGGCCCTTTGAAACTATGATCATCAGCCGCAGGCATGTCGGCGCTCTCAGCGACCTGACGCCGGAGGAACGCTCTGGTCTGGCGGACATTCTCAAACGATTGACAACGCGCTACGATAACCTGTTCCAGGTCTCGTTCCCCTACTCCCTCGGCTTCCACCAGCGCCCCACCGATGGTGCGCCTCACCCGGCCTGGCATTTGCATGCCCACGCCTATCCGCCACTGCTTCGTTCGGCGACAGTGCGCAAATTTATGGTGGGGTTTGAACTGCTTGCTGAAGCGCAGCGCGATATTACGCCAGAACAGGCTGCCGAACGCCTGCGCGCGCTCCCGGAACGCCACTATCGTGATACAACCGCATCACCGTAA
- the xylB gene encoding xylulokinase translates to MSACLLGLDIGTTGARALLCDEHGRVLSVATAEYPLSTPQPLWSEQNPEDWWRGACDALRAVVAQAGVAPEQIRGLGLTGQMHGSVFLDEQDQVIRPALLWNDQRTAAECAEITARVGAERLIAIAGNPALTGFQAPKILWLRNHEPERYARVAQVLLPKDYIRRRLTGISATDAADAAGTLLLDLRQRDWSDEILAALDIPRAWLPRVFEGPEVTGEVRPDIAAALGLPAGLPVVAGGGDNAAAAVGAGIVQSGIVSSSIGTSGVIFAHSDEIALDPHGRLHTFCHSVPGRYHLMAVTLAAGGSFRWFRDTLRTVTGQHLGYDDLTNLAESVPPGAEGLIFLPYLSGERTPHLDPLARGAFIGLTARHTLAHMARAVMEGVVFALRDGLEIMRNLGMAPDQIRATGGGGKSPLWRQMQANIYATPVATLAAEEGPAYGAALLAGVGAGLFRDVADAVDRCVTLTASVVPDDHAVAQYDRVYAIYRDMYAALRDGMHRLAGVSA, encoded by the coding sequence ATGTCTGCCTGTCTTCTCGGTCTCGATATTGGCACCACCGGCGCCAGGGCGCTCCTCTGCGACGAACACGGTCGCGTTCTGTCGGTTGCAACCGCCGAATACCCGCTATCGACGCCCCAACCTCTCTGGAGCGAACAAAACCCGGAAGACTGGTGGCGCGGGGCATGTGATGCGTTGCGCGCCGTCGTCGCTCAGGCAGGTGTTGCGCCTGAGCAGATCAGGGGATTGGGACTGACCGGACAGATGCATGGATCGGTGTTTCTCGACGAACAGGATCAGGTTATCCGCCCGGCGCTGCTATGGAACGACCAGCGCACTGCGGCAGAGTGCGCCGAAATCACGGCGCGGGTCGGCGCCGAACGATTGATTGCGATCGCGGGCAATCCGGCGCTTACCGGGTTTCAAGCGCCGAAAATCCTCTGGCTGCGCAATCATGAACCGGAGCGATATGCGCGGGTAGCGCAGGTGCTCCTGCCGAAGGATTACATCCGCCGCAGATTGACCGGCATCAGCGCCACCGATGCCGCCGACGCCGCCGGTACTCTGCTGCTCGACCTGCGCCAGCGTGACTGGAGTGATGAGATTCTGGCTGCGCTCGACATCCCGCGCGCCTGGCTCCCCCGTGTGTTTGAGGGTCCTGAAGTGACCGGCGAAGTGCGCCCTGACATCGCAGCGGCGCTGGGATTGCCCGCGGGTCTGCCGGTCGTTGCTGGCGGCGGCGATAATGCAGCGGCAGCAGTCGGCGCAGGCATCGTACAATCCGGCATCGTCAGCAGCAGCATCGGCACCAGCGGCGTTATCTTCGCCCATTCCGACGAGATTGCGCTTGATCCGCATGGGCGGTTGCACACCTTCTGCCACAGTGTGCCCGGTCGTTACCACCTGATGGCGGTCACACTCGCGGCTGGCGGATCGTTCCGCTGGTTCCGCGACACGCTGCGTACCGTGACCGGTCAACATCTCGGGTACGACGATCTCACCAACCTGGCGGAATCGGTTCCGCCCGGCGCCGAAGGGTTGATCTTCCTGCCGTACCTCAGCGGCGAGCGCACGCCGCATCTCGATCCGCTTGCCCGCGGCGCATTCATCGGACTTACGGCGCGCCACACCCTGGCGCATATGGCGCGTGCGGTGATGGAAGGGGTTGTGTTTGCGCTGCGTGATGGACTGGAGATTATGCGCAACCTGGGGATGGCGCCAGACCAGATCCGCGCAACCGGCGGCGGCGGCAAAAGCCCACTGTGGCGGCAGATGCAGGCGAACATCTACGCAACCCCGGTGGCAACGCTGGCTGCCGAAGAAGGACCGGCATACGGCGCTGCTCTGCTCGCCGGTGTTGGCGCCGGACTCTTCCGCGATGTCGCGGACGCGGTCGACCGGTGCGTCACCCTGACCGCCAGCGTCGTCCCCGACGATCACGCGGTCGCACAGTATGATCGCGTCTATGCCATTTACCGCGATATGTACGCCGCCTTGCGCGACGGCATGCACCGTCTGGCAGGAGTGTCTGCGTAA